From a single Miscanthus floridulus cultivar M001 chromosome 8, ASM1932011v1, whole genome shotgun sequence genomic region:
- the LOC136469648 gene encoding secreted RxLR effector protein 161-like: protein MEVRLKLSTKSTTSKVDATEYRSLIGSLRYLIHTCPDITFVVGYLSRFMETPRKEHLVAVKRLLRYIAGMVEFGILYSMVASGGNNKLMGYSDSDLGGDVDEQRCTTGVIFFLGDKPISWQSQKQE from the coding sequence ATGGAAGTCCGCTTGAAGCTATCAACCAAGAGCACCACGTCGAAGGTGGATGCTACTGAGTATCGAAGCTTGATCGGCAGCTTGCGGTATCTGATCCATACATGTCCAGATATAACCTTTGTAGTGGGATACCTGAGCAGGTTCATGGAGACACCACGCAAGGAGCACCTGGTTGCTGTAAAGCGTTTGCTGCGATATATCGCAGGCATGGTGGAATTTGGCATACTCTACTCCATGGTCGCTAGTGGTGGCAACAACAAGCTGATGGGGTACAGTGACAGTGATTTGGGGGGAGATGTCGACGAACAGAGGTGCACTACAGGAGTAATCTTCTTCCTTGGGGACAAGCCGATCTCATGGCAATCCCAGAAGCAGGAGTAA